From Arachis stenosperma cultivar V10309 chromosome 2, arast.V10309.gnm1.PFL2, whole genome shotgun sequence, one genomic window encodes:
- the LOC130961478 gene encoding jasmonate-induced oxygenase 2-like produces the protein MMACQEWPEPIIRVQSLAESGINAIPERFIKPQSQRPKTQSNVVPTKQGFNDVDVENINIPVIDFQDLYGEDKNLKEQTLKRVSEACREWGFFQVLNHGVNHDLMKSAREVWREFFHQPIEAKEKYANSPLTYEGYGSRLGIKKGAILDWSDYFFLHYMPSSLRDQEKWPSLPNSLRDVIDEYGDEVVKLGGRVLELLSINLGLKKDFLMNSFGGESEIGACLRVNFYPKCPQPDLTLGLSSHSDPGGMTILLPDENVSGLQVRRGEHWITVKPVPNAFIINIGDQIQVLSNAIYKSIEHRVIVNSNKDRVSLAFFYNPRSDLLIQPAKELVSEDRPPLYPPMTFDEYRLYIRTKGPCGKSQVESLTSQK, from the exons atgatggcATGCCAAGAGTGGCCAGAACCAATAATAAGAGTCCAATCCTTAGCTGAAAGTGGCATAAATGCAATCCCTGAACGTTTCATCAAACCTCAATCCCAAAGGCCCAAAACACAATCCAATGTTGTCCCAACAAAACAAGGTTTTAATGATGTTGATGTTGAGAACATCAATATCCCGGTTATTGATTTTCAAGACCTGTATGGTGAAGACAAGAATCTAAAGGAACAAACACTTAAAAGGGTCTCTGAGGCTTGTAGGGAATGGGGTTTTTTCCAAGTGCTTAACCATGGTGTTAACCATGATTTGATGAAGAGTGCTAGAGAGGTTTGGCGTGAGTTCTTTCACCAACCAATTGAGGCTAAAGAAAAATATGCTAACTCACCACTTACCTATGAAGGCTATGGGAGTAGGTTGGGAATTAaaaaaggtgccattttggatTGGAGTGACTACTTCTTTCTCCATTACATGCCTTCTTCTCTTAGGGACCAAGAAAAGTGGCCTTCTTTGCCAAACTCTTTAag ggaTGTGATTGATGAATATGGTGATGAAGTGGTTAAGCTAGGGGGAAGGGTTCTTGAATTGTTATCAATAAACCTTGGTTTGAAGAAGGATTTCTTGATGAATTCATTTGGTGGAGAGAGTGAGATAGGTGCATGCTTAAGGGTTAATTTCTACCCAAAATGCCCTCAACCAGACCTAACTCTTGGGCTCTCATCACACTCAGACCCTGGGGGTATGACCATACTTTTACCAGATGAAAATGTTTCTGGACTTCAAGTCCGCAGAGGAGAACATTGGATCACTGTCAAGCCTGTCCCAaatgcattcatcatcaacaTTGGTGACCAAATTCAG GTGCTAAGCAATGCAATCTACAAGAGTATAGAACATAGAGTAATTGTGAACTCAAACAAGGATAGAGTTTCATTGGCCTTCTTTTACAATCCAAGAAGTGATTTACTAATTCAACCTGCTAAGGAGCTTGTGAGTGAGGATAGGCCACCACTCTATCCACCAATGACATTTGATGAATATAGACTTTACATTAGGACCAAAGGACCATGTGGAAAATCTCAAGTTGAATCTTTGACTTCCCAAAAGTGA